In Campylobacter mucosalis, a single window of DNA contains:
- the glmS gene encoding glutamine--fructose-6-phosphate transaminase (isomerizing), whose product MCGIVGYIGKNEKRDIIINGLRELEYRGYDSAGMAVMSQNQIEYFKAVGKLDNLADKTKDFSSTELGVAIGHTRWATHGKPTEINAHPHLGEHSFVVHNGIIENYKELKDELEKKGVKFLSQTDTEVIVHLFEYNLNELKEPFKAYEATIARLRGAYATLLITKTAPNTIFFAKDAAPLAIAKANDNGLFFASSDAALIGVAKEVAYLDDKTYGFIAPNEIKIFKDKNSVLPNFSPLPQDKTYAQKEGYKFFMEKEIYEQSAVVAECLMGRAKDSGIVLEGLSDEYLKGIDDVVICACGTSYHAALTASYLFERLADTRAKVEIASEFRYREPKLNKNALFIVISQSGETADTLEALKIAKNAGLKTLAICNVDNSSIVRLADTTLLTRAGIEKGVASTKAFATQVATLWMLVLALAKAKNTLSKNELENELKALLHVPSVLNVNANLQEKIRRLSKHYLHGHGFFFIGRDIFYPLALEGALKLKEISYLHAEGYPSGEMKHGPIALADERLFTIALMPKNSLYEKVKSNVEELAARDAYILAISPDEFELSDDFIRTNTHNHAMLEFFEMMIILQIFALEISVRLGNNVDMPRNLAKSVTVE is encoded by the coding sequence ATGTGTGGAATCGTAGGATACATCGGTAAAAATGAAAAAAGAGATATTATTATAAATGGACTAAGGGAGCTTGAATACCGCGGATATGATAGCGCTGGTATGGCTGTGATGAGCCAAAATCAAATTGAGTATTTTAAGGCTGTGGGCAAGCTTGATAATTTAGCTGATAAAACCAAAGATTTTAGCTCAACTGAGCTTGGTGTGGCTATCGGACACACACGCTGGGCGACGCACGGCAAACCAACAGAGATAAACGCTCATCCACACCTTGGAGAGCACTCATTTGTCGTGCATAACGGCATTATTGAAAACTACAAAGAGCTAAAAGATGAGCTTGAAAAAAAGGGTGTGAAATTTCTAAGCCAAACCGACACCGAGGTCATAGTTCATCTTTTTGAGTATAATCTAAACGAGCTAAAAGAGCCGTTTAAAGCTTACGAGGCGACGATAGCTAGACTTCGTGGTGCTTACGCAACCTTACTTATTACAAAAACTGCCCCAAATACAATCTTTTTTGCAAAAGACGCAGCTCCACTTGCGATCGCTAAAGCTAACGATAATGGGCTGTTTTTTGCCTCATCTGACGCCGCACTTATTGGTGTTGCAAAAGAGGTAGCGTATCTTGATGATAAGACTTACGGATTTATCGCACCAAATGAGATTAAAATTTTTAAGGATAAAAATAGCGTCCTGCCAAATTTTTCACCACTCCCACAGGATAAAACTTACGCCCAAAAAGAGGGTTATAAATTTTTTATGGAGAAAGAAATTTACGAGCAAAGTGCTGTGGTCGCTGAGTGTTTAATGGGTCGTGCAAAGGATAGTGGCATAGTGCTTGAAGGACTAAGTGATGAGTATTTAAAGGGTATTGATGACGTCGTGATTTGTGCGTGTGGCACGAGCTACCACGCAGCACTTACGGCTAGTTATCTCTTTGAGCGTTTAGCCGATACTAGGGCAAAGGTCGAGATAGCAAGCGAATTTAGATACAGAGAGCCAAAGCTAAATAAAAACGCCCTATTTATCGTAATCAGCCAAAGTGGCGAAACAGCCGATACTCTTGAAGCCCTAAAAATCGCTAAAAACGCTGGGCTAAAAACCCTAGCCATTTGTAATGTAGATAATTCAAGCATTGTCCGCCTAGCCGACACCACGCTTTTAACACGTGCTGGTATCGAAAAAGGCGTGGCTTCTACAAAGGCGTTTGCAACACAGGTAGCCACACTTTGGATGTTGGTTTTAGCCCTTGCAAAGGCAAAAAATACGCTTAGCAAAAACGAGCTAGAAAACGAGCTAAAAGCCCTACTTCACGTACCAAGCGTCCTAAATGTCAATGCAAATTTACAAGAAAAAATCCGCCGTTTAAGCAAACACTACTTGCACGGACACGGATTTTTCTTTATCGGACGCGATATTTTCTATCCACTCGCACTTGAAGGGGCGTTAAAGCTTAAAGAAATTTCATACCTACACGCCGAGGGCTATCCAAGTGGCGAGATGAAGCACGGACCAATCGCACTTGCTGATGAAAGGCTTTTTACAATCGCTCTAATGCCAAAAAACAGCCTTTATGAAAAGGTAAAAAGCAATGTCGAAGAACTTGCCGCAAGGGACGCTTATATCTTAGCCATTAGCCCTGATGAGTTTGAGCTTAGCGATGATTTTATCCGCACAAACACTCACAATCACGCAATGCTTGAATTTTTTGAGATGATGATAATACTGCAAATTTTCGCGCTTGAAATTTCAGTCAGACTTGGTAATAACGTAGATATGCCAAGAAACCTAGCAAAGAGCGTAACGGTGGAGTAA
- the gmhA gene encoding D-sedoheptulose 7-phosphate isomerase, whose product MQNLIANELNAHIQTAQKMGEISSDLQKACEMVVDTLKNGGKILICGNGGSAADAQHFAAELTGRYKTERPGLPAIALTTDTSALTAIGNDYGYDLVFSRQTQALARNGDLLVAISTSGNSKNVLNAIEVAKKLGVKTLGLSGKGGGAMNEMCELNLVMPTNDTPRIQEMHILCIHTICQAVDEAMK is encoded by the coding sequence ATGCAAAATTTAATAGCTAACGAGCTAAACGCTCACATACAAACAGCCCAAAAAATGGGCGAAATTTCAAGCGACCTGCAAAAGGCGTGTGAGATGGTGGTAGATACCCTAAAAAATGGTGGTAAAATTTTAATCTGTGGCAATGGTGGCTCAGCCGCTGACGCCCAGCACTTTGCAGCCGAGCTAACCGGCAGATATAAAACCGAACGACCGGGGCTTCCTGCTATCGCCCTTACCACCGATACATCAGCACTTACAGCTATTGGTAACGACTACGGATATGACCTAGTCTTTTCTCGTCAAACACAAGCCCTTGCAAGAAATGGCGACTTGCTTGTAGCTATCTCAACTAGTGGCAATAGTAAAAACGTCCTAAATGCCATAGAAGTGGCTAAAAAACTAGGTGTAAAAACACTAGGACTTTCAGGCAAAGGTGGCGGAGCGATGAATGAGATGTGTGAGCTAAATTTAGTAATGCCTACAAATGATACACCACGCATCCAAGAGATGCATATTCTTTGCATACATACTATTTGTCAGGCTGTTGATGAAGCGATGAAGTAA
- the mqnE gene encoding aminofutalosine synthase MqnE, whose product MDILQKLQNAERISRDDAFRLYELDLFTLGAFAFKERLKRHEKKVFFNINRHINPTNICADVCKFCAFSAHRKNPNPYKMTHDEILKIVDDSVKIGVKEVHIVSAHNIDDGWEWYLEIFKKIKDKHPQIHIKALTAAEVDFIARSCGFSYENVIEKMLEYGVDSMPGGGAEIFDEEIRAKICKGKVSSANWLKIHELWHKNGRQSNATMLFGHIESRESRIDHMLRIRDLQDITGGFNAFIPLVYQRENNYLKEAKFLGSAEILKTIAISRLVLDNIPHIKAYWATSTLNLAMIAQEFGADDLDGTIQKESIQSAAGASSANGTSLRAFCDIIKSSGFTPVERDSLYNELKIY is encoded by the coding sequence TTGGATATATTACAAAAACTACAAAATGCAGAGCGTATCAGTCGTGATGATGCATTTAGGCTTTACGAGCTTGACCTTTTTACGCTTGGGGCTTTTGCGTTTAAGGAGCGTTTAAAAAGGCACGAAAAAAAGGTCTTTTTTAACATAAATCGCCATATAAATCCCACAAATATCTGTGCTGATGTCTGTAAATTTTGTGCGTTTTCAGCACACAGAAAAAATCCAAATCCATATAAAATGACCCACGATGAGATTTTAAAAATCGTTGATGATAGCGTTAAAATCGGCGTTAAAGAGGTTCATATCGTTTCAGCTCACAACATTGATGACGGCTGGGAGTGGTATTTAGAAATTTTTAAAAAGATAAAAGATAAACACCCACAAATTCACATTAAAGCACTAACGGCAGCTGAGGTTGATTTTATCGCTAGAAGTTGCGGTTTTAGCTACGAGAATGTGATAGAAAAAATGCTTGAATATGGCGTAGATAGTATGCCAGGCGGTGGGGCTGAAATTTTTGATGAAGAGATCAGGGCAAAAATTTGTAAAGGCAAGGTAAGTAGTGCTAACTGGCTTAAAATTCACGAGCTTTGGCATAAAAATGGCAGACAAAGCAACGCAACTATGCTCTTTGGACACATTGAGAGTCGCGAGAGTCGCATTGATCATATGCTTAGAATCAGGGATTTACAAGACATCACAGGCGGATTTAACGCTTTTATACCGCTTGTTTATCAGCGTGAAAATAACTACCTAAAAGAGGCAAAATTTCTTGGTTCAGCTGAAATTTTAAAAACAATTGCAATCTCTCGCCTTGTGCTTGATAATATCCCACACATTAAGGCTTACTGGGCTACTTCAACGCTAAATTTGGCAATGATTGCACAGGAATTTGGAGCAGATGACCTTGATGGGACGATACAAAAAGAGAGTATCCAAAGTGCAGCTGGTGCAAGTAGTGCAAATGGCACGAGTTTAAGGGCATTTTGTGATATTATAAAAAGTTCTGGTTTTACGCCAGTTGAGCGTGATAGTTTGTATAATGAATTAAAAATTTACTAA
- a CDS encoding WG repeat-containing protein, whose translation MKKQILALLVLFSSCFGEPKMFDFDRVFDFSGGLAKVIKDGKTSFVDKTGKVIGLFEFDEVWGFKDDLVVVKKDEKYGYADKSGKVVVPFMYDEVWGFSEGLAAVSKKGKCGFIDKAGKIIVPLKYDVAESFSEGLSVVQKGDRYGFIDKTGKVVVPLKYDYAFSFTQNLASVTKDDKHGFIDKSGKIVVPLKYEFAWEFSDDLAMVKNGGKIGFIDKTGKLVIPFLYEYAWRFSEGMARVREDGKYGFIDRSGKLVVPFNYEEAFEFKEGFARVRSGGKYGFIDKTGKVVAPFEFDDVRDFSEGVAFVKKNGKWMMIDSQFNFITEE comes from the coding sequence ATGAAAAAGCAAATTTTAGCGTTATTGGTGCTTTTTAGCAGTTGTTTTGGGGAGCCTAAAATGTTTGATTTTGATAGGGTTTTTGATTTTAGTGGTGGTTTGGCTAAGGTCATAAAAGACGGCAAAACAAGCTTTGTGGATAAAACGGGCAAGGTTATAGGTTTGTTTGAATTTGATGAAGTTTGGGGTTTTAAAGATGATTTGGTCGTGGTTAAAAAAGATGAAAAATACGGCTATGCCGATAAGTCTGGCAAGGTTGTCGTACCTTTTATGTATGATGAAGTTTGGGGATTTAGCGAGGGTTTGGCAGCGGTTAGTAAAAAGGGCAAATGCGGCTTCATAGATAAAGCTGGTAAAATCATCGTGCCTTTAAAATATGACGTAGCTGAGAGTTTTAGTGAGGGTTTGTCGGTCGTGCAAAAGGGCGACAGATACGGCTTTATAGATAAAACCGGCAAAGTTGTTGTGCCGTTAAAATATGACTATGCTTTTAGCTTTACCCAAAATTTAGCTAGTGTGACCAAAGACGATAAGCACGGTTTTATAGATAAAAGTGGTAAGATTGTCGTGCCTTTAAAATATGAATTTGCTTGGGAGTTTAGTGATGACCTTGCTATGGTTAAAAATGGCGGTAAAATAGGCTTTATTGATAAAACGGGCAAACTTGTAATCCCTTTTTTATATGAGTATGCTTGGAGATTTAGCGAGGGTATGGCAAGGGTCAGAGAGGACGGCAAATACGGCTTTATAGATAGGAGTGGCAAACTTGTCGTGCCTTTTAATTATGAAGAGGCGTTTGAGTTTAAAGAGGGTTTTGCTAGGGTTAGAAGTGGTGGTAAATACGGATTTATAGATAAAACCGGCAAGGTTGTCGCGCCATTTGAATTTGATGACGTTCGTGATTTTAGCGAGGGTGTGGCGTTTGTAAAGAAAAACGGCAAGTGGATGATGATAGATAGCCAGTTTAATTTTATAACGGAGGAGTGA
- a CDS encoding NCS2 family permease: MDFFKLRENKTTVSKELNAGFTTFLTMIYIVPVNSIIMSKAGMPIDALITATTLITAIATIINGLWANTPMAMSVGMGLNAYFTFGLCLSMKVPWQTALGVVFLSGVIFVILSFTNFRVWVLKSIPADLCRAISGGIGVFIAFVGLQQMGIVVKNDTVLLGLGNVSDPHVLISLVGIFIIIGLWVRKINGAFVIGVLLTTLLCWIFGLAPLPTEFLSQPASINPIFLQLDIKSVFFDEKGLFTLALVPVIIVFFVTDLFDSIGTLSGVASRSGVDMQNSKEDVKKLEKTLEADALATVTGSLLGVSTTTTFVESSSGVEAGGRTGLTAIFCGIFFLCILFMLPLFKAIPANAIYPVLVVVGVLMFTELGSIDYKDPAISVATFFMVTLVPLTYSITNGLAFGFLAYLVVRIFRNEWDKINVGIVTLSIISFVVFVVH; encoded by the coding sequence TTGGACTTTTTTAAGCTAAGAGAGAATAAAACCACCGTTTCTAAGGAGTTAAATGCTGGTTTTACTACGTTTTTAACGATGATATATATCGTTCCAGTCAATTCAATAATTATGAGCAAGGCTGGCATGCCCATAGATGCACTTATTACGGCTACTACGCTTATTACAGCCATAGCTACTATTATAAACGGCTTGTGGGCAAATACGCCTATGGCTATGAGCGTTGGTATGGGGCTTAATGCTTATTTTACTTTCGGGCTTTGCCTTAGTATGAAAGTGCCGTGGCAAACAGCTCTTGGTGTGGTTTTTCTATCTGGTGTAATCTTTGTTATTTTATCGTTTACAAATTTTCGTGTGTGGGTTTTAAAGAGTATACCTGCTGATTTATGTAGGGCTATAAGTGGCGGTATAGGCGTATTTATCGCGTTTGTCGGACTTCAACAAATGGGGATAGTTGTCAAAAACGACACCGTTTTATTAGGACTTGGTAACGTATCTGATCCGCATGTGCTTATTAGTTTGGTTGGAATTTTTATTATAATTGGACTTTGGGTTAGAAAGATTAATGGAGCCTTTGTTATCGGCGTCTTGCTTACGACTTTGCTTTGCTGGATATTTGGATTAGCACCGCTTCCGACTGAATTTTTATCACAACCAGCGTCTATAAATCCTATATTTTTACAGCTTGATATTAAAAGTGTATTTTTTGATGAAAAGGGGCTTTTTACACTAGCTCTTGTACCAGTTATTATAGTGTTTTTTGTTACCGATCTTTTTGACTCCATAGGTACGCTATCTGGCGTGGCTAGTAGAAGTGGGGTTGATATGCAAAATAGCAAAGAGGACGTGAAAAAGCTTGAAAAAACACTAGAAGCAGACGCATTGGCGACCGTTACAGGCTCGCTGCTTGGCGTTAGTACGACTACAACGTTTGTCGAGAGTTCTAGCGGCGTTGAAGCCGGTGGTAGAACCGGACTTACTGCTATTTTCTGTGGTATATTTTTCCTTTGTATTTTGTTTATGTTGCCTTTGTTTAAGGCTATCCCAGCAAATGCGATATATCCAGTTTTGGTTGTTGTTGGCGTGTTGATGTTTACGGAGCTTGGAAGCATTGATTATAAAGACCCAGCGATCTCTGTTGCTACGTTTTTTATGGTAACGCTTGTTCCACTTACATACTCTATTACAAATGGTCTTGCTTTTGGCTTTTTGGCGTATTTAGTTGTGAGAATTTTTAGAAACGAGTGGGATAAGATAAATGTAGGTATTGTGACGCTATCTATAATAAGTTTTGTTGTTTTTGTGGTTCATTAA
- a CDS encoding HD domain-containing protein, which produces MVDLNKIFIKHFQKSQGRNFVNFLTKEIDARLENAFLQTFREFFDDFMPSFESFPVCIIANAKFAQNLISIGSELEVLIVHKNVTGYNIKPFLKSLNIAFENLNLNLSIKNGEVNELFDRYKDDIKAKSSLCVIRFICGSKGLYKRARDEINSLKEYKKDEFLKHHLKVLSPFDSVTALEQEPNIKTGFGGIDEVWRLNCIISTINSENQARLSSLYLDEKQLSQFNLNVDFLLSLRSALNLTQNSDKFIAKSVDRVTSLLQTKSKKSLDNEGVISQKMLNSMRNLGFCVRFGAVTLARNLNISLSQKRALRLKNGLYQISNTIYAPLHKTAKSLKAFLKELNDLRDIELKFDISAIFYIKRVKFSKDETDECNDEIKRIFMRKNSFGILKALLDADILGDLIKPLEHTIGLAQYDSYHKFSVDEHSVFSVKQLENIKDSFIKSLYNELCMDGKLMLKLVALLHDVGKASIGEHAVVGANIFRAYANRLGLKSEAVNIGVTLVKYHTLMSNVANREDIYSERVIFSFISKLADKQTLKLLYILTYCVINATDESLYNSYTVKLLRELYEISLLSFDDETLLDEATRRIKKESSIRRNDEFLALPKELGEKIFQIPSNLLFIKYQTSEIIALSRWANEVKQIQIDIKNEQNLSLSIISNQKVNLSLLLYELASFDLAYMEIYELFENKNFIKLEFNKTAKNSELINLQNNIKTMLLSDKKPNVARPIISKDELHYEPNHSKEYARLNINAKDQRGLMAYVMSILQTFSISVANARIQTIKNRTRNLFLISKTDDLCYNWQKILNQLISE; this is translated from the coding sequence ATGGTTGATTTAAATAAAATTTTCATAAAACACTTTCAAAAATCTCAAGGTAGAAATTTTGTAAATTTTTTAACAAAAGAGATAGATGCAAGGCTAGAAAACGCATTTCTGCAAACATTTAGAGAATTTTTTGATGATTTTATGCCAAGCTTTGAGAGCTTTCCAGTTTGCATAATTGCAAACGCAAAATTTGCACAAAATTTAATAAGCATAGGCTCCGAGCTTGAAGTACTAATCGTTCATAAAAACGTCACAGGCTACAACATCAAACCATTTTTAAAATCGTTAAACATCGCATTTGAGAACTTAAATTTAAATTTGAGCATAAAAAATGGCGAGGTTAACGAGCTATTTGATAGATACAAAGACGACATAAAGGCAAAAAGTTCACTGTGTGTGATTAGATTTATTTGTGGTTCAAAAGGGCTTTATAAAAGGGCTAGAGATGAGATAAATAGCCTAAAAGAGTACAAAAAAGATGAGTTTTTAAAGCACCACTTAAAAGTGCTATCGCCATTTGATAGCGTCACAGCGTTAGAGCAAGAGCCAAATATCAAAACTGGCTTTGGTGGCATAGACGAAGTGTGGCGACTAAACTGCATTATAAGCACGATAAATAGCGAAAATCAAGCAAGGTTAAGCTCCTTATATCTTGATGAAAAACAGCTTAGCCAGTTTAACCTAAATGTTGATTTTTTATTATCCTTGCGTTCAGCCCTAAATTTAACTCAAAATAGCGATAAATTCATTGCAAAAAGTGTTGATAGAGTAACTTCTTTGTTGCAAACAAAGTCCAAAAAAAGCCTTGATAATGAGGGTGTAATAAGCCAAAAAATGCTAAATTCTATGAGAAATTTAGGTTTTTGTGTAAGATTTGGTGCTGTAACTCTAGCTAGAAATTTAAACATTAGCCTATCTCAAAAACGTGCTTTGCGGCTAAAAAATGGTCTTTATCAAATATCAAATACAATTTATGCACCACTTCACAAAACAGCAAAAAGCCTTAAAGCCTTTCTAAAAGAGCTAAATGACTTGCGAGATATTGAGCTGAAATTTGACATAAGTGCCATTTTTTACATAAAAAGAGTTAAATTTTCAAAAGATGAGACAGATGAGTGCAACGATGAGATTAAGCGTATTTTTATGCGCAAAAATTCATTTGGGATATTAAAAGCACTGCTTGACGCCGATATTTTAGGCGATCTTATAAAACCGCTTGAGCATACCATAGGGCTTGCTCAGTATGACAGCTACCACAAATTTAGCGTTGATGAGCATAGTGTTTTTAGTGTAAAACAGCTAGAAAACATAAAAGATAGCTTCATAAAATCGCTTTATAACGAGCTTTGTATGGACGGCAAACTTATGCTAAAGTTAGTAGCCCTTTTACACGATGTTGGTAAGGCAAGTATTGGTGAACACGCAGTTGTCGGTGCAAATATCTTTCGTGCGTATGCAAATCGCCTTGGACTAAAGAGCGAAGCAGTAAATATCGGAGTGACGCTGGTTAAATACCACACCCTAATGAGCAACGTCGCAAATAGAGAGGATATATACTCTGAGCGTGTAATATTTAGTTTTATCTCAAAACTAGCAGATAAACAGACACTAAAGCTTTTATACATACTAACTTACTGCGTGATAAATGCGACAGATGAGAGCCTTTATAATAGCTACACAGTAAAACTCTTGCGTGAGCTTTATGAAATTTCACTTCTTAGCTTTGATGATGAAACCTTGCTTGATGAGGCAACTAGAAGAATCAAAAAGGAGAGTAGTATAAGACGAAATGATGAGTTTTTAGCACTTCCTAAAGAGCTTGGGGAGAAAATTTTTCAAATTCCATCAAATTTACTCTTTATAAAGTATCAAACAAGCGAGATAATCGCTCTTTCAAGGTGGGCAAACGAAGTTAAACAAATACAAATCGATATAAAAAATGAGCAAAATTTAAGCCTATCTATCATCTCAAATCAAAAGGTTAATTTAAGTCTCTTGCTTTACGAACTTGCTAGTTTTGACCTTGCGTATATGGAAATTTACGAGTTGTTTGAAAATAAAAATTTCATCAAACTTGAATTTAACAAAACAGCAAAAAATTCAGAACTTATAAATTTGCAAAATAACATAAAAACAATGCTGTTAAGCGACAAAAAACCAAACGTAGCAAGACCAATCATTAGCAAAGATGAGTTACACTACGAGCCAAATCACTCAAAAGAGTATGCAAGGCTAAACATCAACGCAAAAGATCAGCGTGGGCTTATGGCTTACGTGATGAGCATACTTCAAACCTTTAGTATATCTGTGGCAAATGCAAGAATTCAAACCATAAAAAATCGCACAAGAAATCTCTTTTTGATTAGCAAAACCGACGACTTGTGCTATAATTGGCAAAAAATTTTAAACCAACTAATAAGCGAGTAA
- a CDS encoding phosphoribosyltransferase, whose amino-acid sequence MFYTYEEFAVDVKKMASQIKSEFEPDVILAIARGGMTLGHSLAVALQNRNLFSLNSIHYNDTNKLDTIDVFNIPDLSKYTKILVVDDIIDSGESMVEIKRRLLELYPHLSIKIATVFYKQKALLLPDYKVKEANEWVEFFWDINL is encoded by the coding sequence ATGTTTTATACTTACGAAGAATTTGCAGTTGATGTAAAAAAAATGGCTAGTCAGATAAAGAGCGAATTTGAGCCTGATGTTATTTTAGCTATCGCACGTGGCGGTATGACGCTTGGTCACTCTTTGGCTGTTGCTTTGCAAAATAGAAATTTATTTAGCTTAAACTCCATACACTACAATGATACAAATAAACTCGATACAATTGATGTTTTTAATATTCCAGACCTTAGTAAATACACTAAAATTTTAGTCGTTGATGATATTATTGATAGTGGTGAGAGTATGGTTGAGATAAAGCGTAGATTGCTTGAGCTATATCCACATTTAAGCATAAAAATCGCCACCGTGTTTTATAAGCAAAAAGCCCTTTTGTTGCCTGATTATAAAGTCAAAGAGGCAAACGAGTGGGTTGAGTTTTTTTGGGATATAAATCTATAA
- a CDS encoding pilus assembly FimT family protein, producing MKRAFSFIELIVVIILVSILIYIFAPRQNLNNAKLAAQQIVSHIRYARHLAIQDDKFDLQTGGKNWRKSVWSVSFNNTTIGNCGGKSKTWRYSVYSNRQKDQKSELNSPYEVARNPSRSDRYLSPGWSGISKKECGFVSDELNLGAKFNIVNVSFSKSCGAEKRLSFDRFGRLVSNKTKNRIKKENCIISITENNGNTAKIIVYAKSGFAQICDQANIDCIVKK from the coding sequence ATGAAAAGAGCGTTTTCTTTTATTGAGCTTATTGTCGTAATCATCTTGGTTTCTATTTTGATTTATATCTTTGCACCAAGACAAAATTTAAATAACGCCAAACTTGCCGCCCAGCAAATCGTTTCACACATTAGATACGCTAGACACCTTGCTATTCAAGATGATAAATTTGACTTGCAAACTGGTGGTAAAAACTGGCGTAAGAGTGTTTGGAGCGTATCTTTTAACAATACAACCATTGGCAATTGTGGTGGAAAAAGCAAAACTTGGAGGTATTCGGTTTACTCAAATCGCCAAAAAGATCAAAAAAGCGAACTAAATTCACCATACGAAGTTGCAAGAAACCCATCTAGAAGCGATAGATACTTAAGTCCTGGCTGGAGCGGTATTTCTAAAAAAGAGTGCGGATTTGTTAGCGATGAGCTAAATTTAGGCGCTAAATTTAATATAGTAAATGTCTCTTTTAGCAAGTCTTGTGGTGCAGAGAAAAGATTGTCCTTTGATAGATTTGGTAGGCTTGTAAGCAATAAAACCAAAAATAGGATAAAAAAGGAAAATTGCATAATAAGTATCACAGAAAATAACGGAAATACCGCTAAAATCATAGTATATGCAAAGAGTGGTTTTGCTCAAATTTGCGATCAAGCTAATATAGATTGTATTGTAAAAAAATAA
- the msrB gene encoding peptide-methionine (R)-S-oxide reductase MsrB has translation MKNFLIIFILIFSTQAKDLKMSEIYLAGGCFWGMQGYFKQLKGVVKTSVGYANGNTDTTSYYELKATNHAETLHIVYDEKISLNELLAHFFRVIDPTSLNKQGNDIGTQYRSGIYYTNDADLSVIKEAIKAEQEFYSKPIVVEVSPLKNYILAEDYHQDYLDKNPNGYCHINLEMAKKPLEKERFKKPSKDELKRTLSEISYKVTQENATERPFSSEYDKNFKKGIYVDIISKKPLFSSKDKFDAGCGWPSFAKPITKDALKYEQDYSHSMSRIEVRSSVADSHLGHVFDDGLAELGGLRYCINGASLLFIPLEKMDELGYSDFKKFVE, from the coding sequence ATGAAAAATTTTCTAATCATATTTATTTTAATTTTTTCTACACAAGCAAAGGATTTAAAGATGAGTGAAATTTACCTAGCAGGTGGCTGTTTTTGGGGTATGCAGGGCTATTTTAAACAACTTAAAGGCGTGGTTAAAACAAGCGTGGGCTACGCAAACGGCAACACTGATACAACCAGCTACTACGAGCTAAAAGCGACAAATCACGCCGAAACACTTCATATCGTTTATGATGAAAAAATCAGCCTAAACGAGCTTTTAGCACACTTTTTTAGGGTAATTGACCCAACTAGCCTAAACAAGCAGGGCAACGACATTGGCACGCAGTATAGAAGTGGGATTTACTACACAAACGATGCCGATTTAAGCGTCATAAAAGAGGCTATCAAAGCCGAGCAGGAATTTTACTCAAAGCCAATTGTAGTTGAAGTAAGCCCCCTAAAAAACTACATTTTAGCCGAGGATTATCATCAAGATTATTTGGATAAAAACCCAAACGGCTACTGCCACATTAACTTAGAAATGGCTAAAAAACCGCTAGAAAAAGAGCGTTTTAAAAAGCCGAGCAAGGATGAATTAAAGCGGACTTTAAGTGAAATTTCATACAAAGTAACGCAAGAAAATGCGACCGAACGCCCATTTTCAAGCGAATATGATAAAAATTTCAAAAAGGGCATTTATGTTGATATAATCAGTAAAAAGCCACTTTTTAGCTCAAAGGATAAATTTGACGCTGGGTGCGGTTGGCCAAGTTTTGCTAAGCCAATCACAAAAGACGCCCTAAAATACGAGCAAGACTACTCGCACAGTATGAGTAGGATTGAGGTTAGATCAAGCGTGGCAGATAGCCATTTAGGGCACGTTTTTGACGATGGATTAGCCGAGCTTGGTGGGCTAAGATACTGCATAAATGGGGCTTCGCTCTTATTTATCCCACTTGAAAAAATGGATGAGCTTGGATATTCTGACTTTAAAAAATTTGTTGAGTAA